The Chitinophaga niabensis genome segment GGACGGGAAAACCGTATCCCTGCGTTACGCTGCGCCTGCTCTCAGGCCAGCCCCTGTACAACAGGTAATTGATACCCGTTCCGGCATCATTACAGATGCAGAAACGGGCGAACCGGTGATTGGTGCTACTGTGCGTGTAAAAGACGGCGATGCAGGTACCTCTACTGATGAAAAAGGAGAATTCAGTATCCGCGCTAAAGCAGATGCCACGCTGATCATCAGCTTCATTGGTTATATCACTAAAGAAGTAGCCCTGAAGAATCAGCCAGCCATCATCAATATTTCCCTGGCACCAGACCAGCGGCGGCTTAAACAGGTAGTGGTAACAGCCCTGGGCATCAAACGCGATGAAAAGGCGCTGGGTTATGCCGTACAGAAAGTATCCGGGGAAGAAGTACAGCGTGTGAAAGGAGTGGATATTGCCACTTCCCTCACCGGTAAAGTAGCCGGCCTGTTAATTCAGAACAGTACCGAGTTCTTTGAAGCCCCCACCATCTCTTTACGGGGCGGCACTCCCCTCCTGGTGATCAATGGTGTGCCTTATGGTAATATGACGCTCCGGGATATCAGTCCTGATGACATTGAAAGTATGGACGTGCTCAAAGGTTCTACCGCCGCCGCTCTATACGGGCAGCGTGGCGGAGACGGCGTACTCATTATTACCACCAAAAAAAGCGGCAGAAAAGGCGTTACCGTTTCTATCAACAGCAACACCATGTTCAATGCAGGTTTCCTCACCCTGCCTGAAGTGCAGCATAACTACAGCGCCGGCCTTGGTGGTACATACAGCGCAACGGATTACATCTGGGGAGACCGGCTGGATATCGGCAGAACGGCTGTTCAATGGGACCCCGTCAGCAAATCACTGAAAGAGATGCCGCTGACCTCCCGTGGCAAGGATAACTTTAAGAATTTCCTGGAGCCCAGTTTCATCACCAATAATAATATCAGTGTTACACAAACCGGGGAGAACGGAAGCTTCCGCGTTTCTTTAACGGATATCTATAATAAAGGCCAATACCCCAATGCCAAAGGAAATATGATCAACTTTTCCATGGGCGGTGAAATAAAGGTAGGCAGCCGGTTCAACCTGGAAGCAACGGTGGGCTACAATAAGCGCAAGTCTCCACAGATCTGGGGAAGCGGTTATGGCAACCAGGGTTATATCTATAACCTGCTGATGTGGACGGGGCCTGAATACGATGTTACACAATTCAGGGACTATTGGGTTACCCCGGGTATCCAGCAGAACTGGATGTATAAAACATGGTATGATAACCCTTACCTGATCGCCTATGAAAAATTGAATGCGATAGACCAGAATACTTACAATGCCAGTCTTTCTGCAGGCTATACTTTATTCTCCGGCGCACGCCTGCAATTCAGGAGTGGCATGGATTATTATGGCAATGAAGATACCAAACGCAATCCCATCAATATTAACTCTACCCGTGGCGGATATGAGTCCAAAGGACTGTATATGCTGAGCCAGCTGACTGGTTTCAGTATCAACAACGACCTGCTTTTCACCATCAATAAAAAAGCAGGCAACCTGGGCATTGACGGGCTCGCGGGCGGAACTATCTATTATTTCAGGAACAATGTATTGACGGGTAAAACAAGGGGCGGGCTGTCCATTCCCGGACTTTACTCCCTGGCCTCCTCTGTTGAACGGCCTGATGTAATTGCCGGCCAATCTGCCAAACAGGTGAACAGCCTGTTCGGCAAACTCACCCTTTCCTGGAAGAGTGCGTTCTTTGTGGATGTAACAGGCAGGAATGACTGGAGCTCTACCCTGCCCAAAGCCAGCCGTTCTTATTTCTACCCTTCCGTGGGCGCCAGCACCGTATTATCGGAGCTGTTCAAAATGCCAAAGTGGATGGACTTCTGGAAAGTGCGCGGATCCTGGGCTTTGTCTAAAGGCGACCTGGGCATCTATGCCACCAACAGGACCTATGCTACTGCTTTAGGTGTTTGGGAAGGGCTTAATACCGGTAGTTATCCTACCAATATCTTCGATGGCAGTATCAATCCCAAAACTGCCCGCACCTGGGAAGTGGGTACGATGGCCTATTTCCTGAAGAACCGCCTGCAGGCAGATATTACTTATTACAACAAGTACAGTTATAACCAGCAGACCAATGCGGAGATCTCTTCCGCCTCCGGTTTTACCACTACCCTGGTGAATACCAATGAATCCTATGTACGCCGCGGCGTGGAGATCACCATCGGTGGTACACCTATTGCCAACAGTGTATTGCGCTGGGATGCCATGTTCAACTGGTCCGCCTCACATGAATATTACAAAACACTGGACAAAGATTATTCCTCTGATAACCTGTGGACGAAAGTGGGTGAACGCCGGGATGCTTACGTAACAGAGCCATGGGAAAAAGACCCGCAGGGTAATGTGGTACACCAGGATAACGGCCTGCCACTGATGAGCAAATACCCTGCCCGCATTGGCTACATGGATCCCAGCTGGATCTGGGGCTTTACCAACAGCTTTGCCTACCGCAATTTCATCTTCAGCTTCAGTTTCGACGGCAGAGTAGGCGGCCTGATGTATGAATACATGAATAACAAGATGTGGGATACCGGGGCACATCCAGAGAGCGACAACCAGTATCGTTATGATGAAGTGGTGAACCATAAGATCACCTATATAGGCAATGGAGTGAAAGTACTTTCCGGGGAAATGAAACAGGATAAATATGGCCGGATCATAGAAGATACCCGCGTGTTTGCGAAGAATGATATTCCCGTTTCCTATGAAGCATACTCCCGCGAATTTGCAGATGGTACACCGGGCGGCGCCCTTGACCCTACCTTCCTGAAATTGCGTGAAGTATCCCTTCAATACAACCTCCCCGTGAATGTATTCAGGAAAATAGGTGCGAGTGCTGCTTCCGTTGCTTTAACCGGGCAGAATGTACTGATCTGGCGGAAACAATTCAAGTATGCGGACCCGGACAAAGGCAAGGATGACCTGAACTCTCCTTCCAACCGCTACGTGGGCATGAACATCAAGCTTACATTCTGATCAAAAGACAAACAAGGTAATTATGTACAAGCAATATATAACGATATTATTAGCGGCCATCCTGCTCAGCGGCTGCTCAAAATTTGACGCGATCAATACAGATCCGAACAAAACAACTATAGTGACAGCTGAAATGCTGGCCACTACCCTGCTGCTGGACGTCACCAAAACTACTTTTAAATCAGGTACTGATTTCATGCGCCCACACATGCTGGGCAAATATACCTGCTGGTCTTCCAGCGCAAACGAGGAACAATACAACCGCCTGGGCCGTACGGAGTTCTTCGACCGTTTGGTGGTATTGAACAATATCGAAAAAATGATATCGCTCGCTACCAGTCCTGAACTAAAGAACTCCTATACTGCCCTGGGCCATACTCTCCGGGCCTGGCGCTTCTTTGAACTCACCATGCAGGTGGGAGACATTCCTTATTCACAGGCACTGAAAGGTGAGGCAGAGGGCATTATCAAACCAGGTTATGATCAGCAAAAAGATGTGTTCCTGGGCATTCTGCAGGAGCTGGACAAAGCAGACAGCCTGTTTGCCAAAGGCGTTAATTTCGGCGGAGACCCTGTTTACGGCGGTAATACACTGAAGTGGCGGAAACTGGTGAATACCTTCCAGCTGAAGGTACTGATCAACCTTTTCCGCAAAACAGCGGATACAGATCTGAAAGTGATCTCCCGTTTCCAGAAGATCATGAACGGACTGCCGCTCTTTGAAGGGAATGAAGATAATTTCCAGCTGAAATTCTTCGACAAGTCCGGTGAGAAGTATCCTTTTTATAAGGAAGGCAACCAGTCCTATGTATACATCATGCTGAGCAGTGTGATCATAGACTCCTTAAAATCTTTGCAGGACCGCCGTCTTTTCTACTACACCAATCCTTCCCCGGTAAAGATAGAACAGGGTATGGCCGTGAATAACTGGAACGCCTATATTGGTCTTGATCCTTCCATGTTATATTCCAGTCTTACACAGATCGCGGGATCGCGGGACTACTCCACTATTAACGACCGCTACCTGGAATTAGCAACCGGAGAGCCTATTTACCTGTTGAGCTATGCAGAGCTAAAGTTCATGCAGGCAGAAGCAGCAGTAAGAGGCTGGATCACCGGCGATGCGGCCACTTATTACAACGCAGGCATAACGGCGGCGATGAAGTTTGTAACCGATAACACACCGGATGAAGTGCGGTATCATCACAATATGCAGATCACAAATGATTACGTGCAGAACATCTATTTAAAACAGCCTGCCGTTACATTCTCTGCGCTGCCTGAACAACAACTCAAACAGATCTTCCAGCAAAAATACATTTCCACTTATCTGCAAGACCCCGGCCATGCATTTTATGAATACAGGCGCACAGGCTATCCTGTATTCCCGGTGAATCCGGCCTCTAATATGAATATCCCTTCAGACAAAATTCCCAATCGCTGGATGTACCCGCAAAAGGAACTGGATTTTAACAGCACACATCTCTCGGAGGCTGTACAGCGCCAGTATGGGAACGACGATGTGAATGGGCTGATGTGGTTACTGAAGGCAAACTAAAAGTTATTTTATGCAAAGGATATTGATATTATTGGTATTCTTCCTGGGCAGCAGTGCGTTCAGGGAGAAACCCTACTTCGTTATAAAACCATACGTGCAACTGGCAACGCAGCAAAGCATACGGATACTCTGGGAAACATCTGAGCCAGGCGTATCCTGGGTAGAGTACGGCCCTGCATTATACGGTGTGGAACAGCCGGTACTTACTTTAAAGGCTGCAGCTGCTGATGTAACGGCCATGCACGAGATAACACTAAAAGAACTAACGGCGGAAACCGATTGTTTCTACCGTACGGTCACCGTACTCCGGGGAGGTGATACATTGATCAGTGAGGCCTCCCCCTTTAAAACTGCCGTGAAGGAAAATACACCTATCGGGTTTGCGGTGTTCAGCGATTCCCAGAAGAATGCGCCTGTTTGGGGGAAACTGACCACCCTGGCAGCAAAAGAGCGCCCGAACTTCGCTATTCATGGCGGAGACCTGGTAGATTACGGTTATGTAAAACGCAATTGGGTGGAAGAGTTCTTTGCGCCCTCTTATAACTTCATGCGCAGCTATCCGATCTATACCATTATGGGTAATCATGAACATGGAGCGCCCTATTATTACCAGTACCTCAGCAATCCCGATCCTGAGTACTATTATACTTTCCAATACGGGAACACCCAGTTCTTCCTCTTTGATACAGATCACGATGTGAAGCCAGGCACGGAAGTATATGAATGGCTGGAAAGGGAACTGGCGCGTTCTACCGCTACCTGGAAGATTGCCATGCATCACCATCCGCCTTTTTCATCCGACACGGATGATTTTGGAGAAACTGCGAAGGGTGGCCGTTCTACGCTGGGCGATCCTGACCTGAAGGACCTGCCGCCATTGTATGAAAAGTATGGCGTAGATATAGTTTTCTATGGTCACATTCATACGTATGAACGTACATGGCCCGTCTTAAACGGGAAACCTCAAGGTGATAAAGGCGTACGGTACATTAATATCGGTGGCAGTGGCGGTGATGTGGAACATTCCGCACCTACCCGCTCCTGGTTCACCAATAAAGTGAAAACGGGGTTTCACTTCGGGTATGTAAGGATTGCAGAAAATGTACTGCAGTTCCAGGCGATCGATGAAGACGGGCATGTATTTGATGCTTTTGATCTCACGAAGGGAGCGCCCTGGCACGATGCCTCCTTAGCACGTAAAGTACCGCCTGCACCTATGTTCTCTTCTGCCGCCGATGTTTTCACAGATGAATTGAAAGTAACGCTGGAAGCGGCATTACCGGAGCTGGAGATCCGTTATACCACAGATGGTACCGAACCGGGGAAACGTTCTGCGCTGTATACTGCTCCATTTAATTTAAAGCAGAGCAGCACTTTAAAAGCGGTTGCTTTCAGTAAAGAAGGTGTTAGCCGTGTGGCGGAGAAAAAGTTTGTGAAGCAGGTGCCTTTTGCAGGTGTTGGCAGTGCCGCGTTTTCGCCCGGACTGTTGTACCGCTACGCAGAGGGTACCGTGAAGAGTAAAGCGGACTTTGAGCGGCTTTCTTTTAGCCAGCCGGCTGTAGTAAAAAGTTATGATCTTAAAGAGATCATACATCGCGGGGAAGAATGGGCGGTTGAATTTACGGGATATGTATATGTGGCAGAAGATGGAGTGTATAAATTTAGCGGCCATGCGGAGAACTGGTTGAAGTTCTATGTGCATGATCAGCAGCTGATCGAGGAATATGACCAGGATATTACCATGGGCGGAGAGATTGCTTTGAAGGCAGGATACCATCCTGTGAAGATCATTTACTATGATCTGCGGAGGCCACCTTCTATTGATCTGTACCTACAGCAAACAGGCGGAAAAGTGAGTCCTTTAGCGGATAGTGCTTTATTTCATTAATACAACAAAGGGAAAATGCAAAACGGGCTGTCTTGAATTAAGACAGCCCGTTTTTTTTTATTTCTGCGCTACAGGTTTCAACACTGAGGCGACCAATGTTTAAAGAACTGCAGCACCTTTTTACTGCTATGCCCCTTCCCTTCTTCCAGGTACTCTGAGTTCTGGGTGTGAATGCGCCGGCCTTTCCCGTCCAGGATCACAAACACGGGGAAGCCGAAACGTTCCGGATGGTCCAGGGAGGCAACAGCTTCCAGCATGCGGGCGCCCAAGCCCTGGTTGGCACAGGGATAATCCTATTTGAAAACGCCCTCACAAGCCCAAATGGAAAAATCAGAAAAGTTCACCATAAATAGTTTTTCAAAAAAACACATCTTTGCTATTATTTTTTAATAATACAAATGGACAAAGCAGGACAATTGATATTAAAAAGAAGTAAAGAAATTACCGAAAATTACTTTCAGTTCCTGGACAAACACATTGCTGAGGTTGTCTCTGGAGAAGTGAGCAATTTTATGAAAATAAACCAAATAGCAAGTGAACTATTTATTTCGCATAAACATTTAACCGATACCGTACAAAAAGAGACCGGAAACCACCCTTGCCATTTTTATGACCTCAAAATTATAGATGAAGCAAAAAAGATGCTTTCTGAAACGGATAAATCAGCATCAGAAATTGCAAAAATATTGACTTATGACCCCTCAAATTTTTCAAAATTCTTCAAAAAGTTTGTAGGACAAACACCTGAAAAATTCAGAAAAGCACATAAATAATAAAGTTCCGAAAAGTTCACCATGATATAAATATATAATCTTGTCACCTTTGTAGTATCATTTTTAAAACATTTAAAAATCATACAAAATGGCAAGAAACGATTTAGAAGGAAAAGTAGTATTAATTGCAGGTGGTGCTAAAAATTTGGGTGGTTTATTAAGCCGTAATTTTGCATCTAAAGGGGCGAAAGTAGCAATTCATTACAATAGTGAGAGCACAAAAGCAGATGCTGAAAAAACACTAGCGGATATCACAAATACTGGTGGAGAAGCATTTTTATTCCAGGCAGATTTGACTAAAGTTGAAAACATCGCCAGGTTGTTTAATGAAACAATTGCAAAATTCGGAGGAATTGATATTGCTATCAATACTGTAGGCAAAGTGTTAAAAAAACCTTTTGTTGATACAACCGAAGAAGAATACGACAGTATGAGCGACATCAATTCCAAAGTAGCATATTTCTTTATTCAGGAAGCAGGTAAAAAACTGAACGATAACGGAAAAATCAACACCATTGTCACTTCGTTACTTGCTGCGTTTACGGGATATTATTCAACTTATGCCGGAGCAAAAGCTCCAGTCGAACATTTTACAAGAGCAGCTTCAAAAGAATTTGGTTCACGTGGAATTTCCGTAACAGCAGTTGCTCCCGGACCGATGGATACTCCTTTCTTCTATGGACAAGAAAGTAACGATGCAGTAGCGTATCACAAACAAGCATCAGATTTAGGTGGGTTGACCGACATCAGGGACATTGCACCGCTTGTAGAGTTTTTAGTAACAGATGGTTGGTGGATAACAGGACAAACCATTTTTGCGAATGGTGGTTATACAACAAGATAATTTTTCACGCAAAAAAAAATAATTAAGACCTTCTTAAATTATCTTTTAAATCGAATAAATTTTAAGATCAACAGTATAAATAATAAAGTGAGAAGAAAGGTAGTGTGTGTGTATTTTTTGCTGAAGAAATATGATCAGCCATTCTTCTATGGCTATGGGAGGAAATTCCATTGCCCGGGTCAATGCTTTAATACAAAACGGGGCCGACTCAAAAGTAATTTTACCTGATTTTTATTCGGGTACCTGATGGAGAGAATTTTCGTGTATGCAATTCTCAAGCTCATCAAATTACTTTTGAGTCGCCCCGTTTTGTTTATTTCTGCGCAACAGGTTTCAACGCTGAGGGCGACCAATGTTTAAAGAACTGCAGTACCTTTTTACTGCTATGCCCCTTCCCTTCTTCCAGGTACTCTGAGTTCTGTGTATGGATGCGCTGGCCTTTCCCGTCCAGGATCACAAACACCGGGAAGCCGAAACGCTCCGGGTGACCCAGGGAGGCAAACACCGCTTCGTTCTTGTTCTCCTGGCTGTAATTCACATGTACTACTTCGTAGTTATCCGCCAGGTAGTTTTTCAGGGTATCATTGGATTTAACCAGTTTATCGAAAGCAATGCACCAGCCACACCAGTTTCCACCCATCTGGAGGAAAACGTGTTTGCCGGAGGCTGCTGCCTTCTTTACCGCAGTGGCGATATCCTCTTTTGCATTCGCAGCCGGATCGTAGAGTTTGGGCTGACTGGTGGTTTGAGCAAAGCCTGCAGCAAATATCAGCAGGCAGCTGAGCAGGAGCGTGATCTTTTTCATGTTGGTTTTGATTATGCTTAAAAGTAAGGAAAAAATAGCCTTAATTGCTTATTTTCATATGCATGAACAAGCTAGTATTAGCCCTATTCTTCTCTTTGCCGGCATCCGGGCAGGAGACAATAGTTTTCAAACCAGCTGAAAACTTAACGGTATCCAATGTAAGCGCGATCAAACTCTACGCTTATGATATCAACAAAGGTTGTGACCGGGCCACTCCTGTATCTCTTATCGATAATGACAAAGTAACCCCCTGCTCCCGTTATGTAAAAACCTTTGAAAAGGAAAAAGTAAAACAGATCATCAAATTACTGCGATCTGAAGCAACCTATGGCGGAGAGCCGGCTGCATGTTTTGAAACTAACTATTCGCTGATGATGTTAGATAAAGCAAATGTGGTAATTGGTTATGTGGACATCAGTTTATTCTGTAACCGGCTTATCGCCAATCCACTTATACCTGAAACAGGTAAGAAAAACGGGTTTTCGAAAAAAGGAAAAGAGCTTTTACTGCATACATTAGAACTCGTCAGTGAAGAGGACATCGTAGCGCCCTGAAGAGTAGTGTTCCAGTTTGAAAATTAATTTTCACCCGTAACCTCAACCCCGTACCGTATTGCAGCTTCAAGTACATCCATGTTTATATCTTTCAGCGTTTTGAACTTAATGCAATATCCGGTCACGCTTGCCTTACCTATTTCTTTTCCAAATGTTTGGACTAAGTAAGTTTTATCCCTGATACCAAGGATATAAACAGAGATCCCGGTTTTGTTTGCACTCAAACCAATTTGAAAAAAATCCCTGGTCTTTCCATCAGCATATTTAATAGTATGAAATCCATAGCCAATAGTAGGGTTGCTCACCGTTTTATTTTCACTGTTTTGACCATTGTCGAACCATAATTTACAACCTGGTAAAATCTGAAGGGTGAGATCGTGCAACGCCTGCATATCGCTACGCTTTAGTTCAGGCTGGCTGGAAATATACTTTTCGATCTGTTCCTGTATGTTCATATGGCGAGTTTACTTTGCCTTTTCAAATCTCGCTTTATTTTTAGAAATTTTGAATTATATAAAATAATCCTTTAACTTTGTGGCCATCATGAAGTTATAATATCTCTCATATCGGCTGCCGTTCCGGCAATCCTCAGCGTCTCCTGCTGAATTCTAAACAATTTTCTATTGTACTTTTTTAAATACATCAACCCATGATGTTATTAAATGCTCAACATATGAGGTATTCCCTGCCATCAGGGAAAGTATTATTCCGTGACGTACACTTTTCCATATATAAAGGTGAAAGAATTGGTCTTGTTGGCGATAACGGCATAGGCAAATCCACCCTGCTGCAGATCATTGCGGAGCGTATTCCTGCGCAGGAAGGTCTGCTTATTCCTTCTGTAAAGCCATATTATATACCGCAGCATTTTGGCCAGTATGATCATCTTTCCATTGCTGATGTATTAAATATCAGTGAGCGCTGGCAAGCCTTACAGGCCATCCTGCAAGGCAGTTCAGAGATCGCACACTTTGAAGCGCTGGCAGACGACTGGACGCTGGAAGAGCGCTGCCGGCAGGCGCTGGATCAATGGGGGCTCCCGCATGTTAGCCTGGAAACTTCATTCACGCAACTGAGTGGCGGAGAGAAAACAAAACTCTTCCTCGCCGGTATTACGATCCATCAACCTGAACTGGTACTGCTGGATGAACCTACCAATCACCTGGATACACAGGGCAGGCAGCAGTTGTACGACTGGTTGCAAACCACAGATGCCGGTGTACTGATCGTGAGCCACGACAGAAGCCTGCTGGCGCGCTGTAATCCCATCTGGGAACTCTCTGCTACCGGCATACAGGTATACGGTGGCGATTATGCTTTTTATGAAGAAAGAAAGGCGGAAGAAGAAGCTGCCATCCTGCAAAAGCTGGACCATACAGAACGCAGCCTCCGTGATGCAGGAAGGAAACAGCGGGAAGCGATGGAACGCAAACAGAAAGAAGATGCGCAGGGCGCGCGAAAAAGGAAGAACGGCGGTATGGCAAAGATCATGCAGAACGTTAATCGCAATTGGGCAGAAGGTGCCACTACACGGTTAAAGGATGTGCATGAAGAAAAAGTAGCCCGCCTGCGTACAGAACTGGACCAGCTGCGGGAGCAGGAACCCTGGCATGGGGAAATGCAGACTAATTTCCAGGATGCACGGCTTCATACAGGTAAAATACTGGTGAAAGCTACGGGGTTGAATCATGCTTATAGGGCACAGGCTTTATGGCCTGAGCACCTGGATTTCGAGATCCGCAGCGGAGACCGTATATCCATTACCGGTGCCAATGGCAGTGGTAAATCCACACTCGTGCAACTGATGATGGGAACACTGGAACCTGCCACCGGTGAGCTATACCGTGCCCCTTTCAGTTCACTGCTGCTGGACCAGGAATATTCATTGATAGACAGAAAGCAAACAGTGATCGGGCAGATCGCTTCTTTTAATGAGCAGAAGTTGCAGGACCATGAGTTAAAGCTGCGGCTGAACCGTTTC includes the following:
- a CDS encoding metallophosphoesterase: MQRILILLVFFLGSSAFREKPYFVIKPYVQLATQQSIRILWETSEPGVSWVEYGPALYGVEQPVLTLKAAAADVTAMHEITLKELTAETDCFYRTVTVLRGGDTLISEASPFKTAVKENTPIGFAVFSDSQKNAPVWGKLTTLAAKERPNFAIHGGDLVDYGYVKRNWVEEFFAPSYNFMRSYPIYTIMGNHEHGAPYYYQYLSNPDPEYYYTFQYGNTQFFLFDTDHDVKPGTEVYEWLERELARSTATWKIAMHHHPPFSSDTDDFGETAKGGRSTLGDPDLKDLPPLYEKYGVDIVFYGHIHTYERTWPVLNGKPQGDKGVRYINIGGSGGDVEHSAPTRSWFTNKVKTGFHFGYVRIAENVLQFQAIDEDGHVFDAFDLTKGAPWHDASLARKVPPAPMFSSAADVFTDELKVTLEAALPELEIRYTTDGTEPGKRSALYTAPFNLKQSSTLKAVAFSKEGVSRVAEKKFVKQVPFAGVGSAAFSPGLLYRYAEGTVKSKADFERLSFSQPAVVKSYDLKEIIHRGEEWAVEFTGYVYVAEDGVYKFSGHAENWLKFYVHDQQLIEEYDQDITMGGEIALKAGYHPVKIIYYDLRRPPSIDLYLQQTGGKVSPLADSALFH
- a CDS encoding thioredoxin family protein, yielding MKKITLLLSCLLIFAAGFAQTTSQPKLYDPAANAKEDIATAVKKAAASGKHVFLQMGGNWCGWCIAFDKLVKSNDTLKNYLADNYEVVHVNYSQENKNEAVFASLGHPERFGFPVFVILDGKGQRIHTQNSEYLEEGKGHSSKKVLQFFKHWSPSALKPVAQK
- a CDS encoding ABC-F family ATP-binding cassette domain-containing protein, with the translated sequence MRYSLPSGKVLFRDVHFSIYKGERIGLVGDNGIGKSTLLQIIAERIPAQEGLLIPSVKPYYIPQHFGQYDHLSIADVLNISERWQALQAILQGSSEIAHFEALADDWTLEERCRQALDQWGLPHVSLETSFTQLSGGEKTKLFLAGITIHQPELVLLDEPTNHLDTQGRQQLYDWLQTTDAGVLIVSHDRSLLARCNPIWELSATGIQVYGGDYAFYEERKAEEEAAILQKLDHTERSLRDAGRKQREAMERKQKEDAQGARKRKNGGMAKIMQNVNRNWAEGATTRLKDVHEEKVARLRTELDQLREQEPWHGEMQTNFQDARLHTGKILVKATGLNHAYRAQALWPEHLDFEIRSGDRISITGANGSGKSTLVQLMMGTLEPATGELYRAPFSSLLLDQEYSLIDRKQTVIGQIASFNEQKLQDHELKLRLNRFLFDPESWDKSCAVLSGGEMMRLSLCCMMVKDNAPDMIVLDEPTNNLDLRNIKILTRTMADYAGTLIVISHDRMFLEEVGIEGEIGLGG
- a CDS encoding helix-turn-helix domain-containing protein, producing MDKAGQLILKRSKEITENYFQFLDKHIAEVVSGEVSNFMKINQIASELFISHKHLTDTVQKETGNHPCHFYDLKIIDEAKKMLSETDKSASEIAKILTYDPSNFSKFFKKFVGQTPEKFRKAHK
- a CDS encoding DUF1801 domain-containing protein, producing MNIQEQIEKYISSQPELKRSDMQALHDLTLQILPGCKLWFDNGQNSENKTVSNPTIGYGFHTIKYADGKTRDFFQIGLSANKTGISVYILGIRDKTYLVQTFGKEIGKASVTGYCIKFKTLKDINMDVLEAAIRYGVEVTGEN
- a CDS encoding SDR family oxidoreductase, with the protein product MARNDLEGKVVLIAGGAKNLGGLLSRNFASKGAKVAIHYNSESTKADAEKTLADITNTGGEAFLFQADLTKVENIARLFNETIAKFGGIDIAINTVGKVLKKPFVDTTEEEYDSMSDINSKVAYFFIQEAGKKLNDNGKINTIVTSLLAAFTGYYSTYAGAKAPVEHFTRAASKEFGSRGISVTAVAPGPMDTPFFYGQESNDAVAYHKQASDLGGLTDIRDIAPLVEFLVTDGWWITGQTIFANGGYTTR
- a CDS encoding SusD/RagB family nutrient-binding outer membrane lipoprotein; this translates as MYKQYITILLAAILLSGCSKFDAINTDPNKTTIVTAEMLATTLLLDVTKTTFKSGTDFMRPHMLGKYTCWSSSANEEQYNRLGRTEFFDRLVVLNNIEKMISLATSPELKNSYTALGHTLRAWRFFELTMQVGDIPYSQALKGEAEGIIKPGYDQQKDVFLGILQELDKADSLFAKGVNFGGDPVYGGNTLKWRKLVNTFQLKVLINLFRKTADTDLKVISRFQKIMNGLPLFEGNEDNFQLKFFDKSGEKYPFYKEGNQSYVYIMLSSVIIDSLKSLQDRRLFYYTNPSPVKIEQGMAVNNWNAYIGLDPSMLYSSLTQIAGSRDYSTINDRYLELATGEPIYLLSYAELKFMQAEAAVRGWITGDAATYYNAGITAAMKFVTDNTPDEVRYHHNMQITNDYVQNIYLKQPAVTFSALPEQQLKQIFQQKYISTYLQDPGHAFYEYRRTGYPVFPVNPASNMNIPSDKIPNRWMYPQKELDFNSTHLSEAVQRQYGNDDVNGLMWLLKAN
- a CDS encoding SusC/RagA family TonB-linked outer membrane protein, producing MTKKPESVLSKKCGPLYWKAWGLFLLSLFYAPFAMAQNIKVDLARTDLARVVDLIQRQANGYEFSYQEEALAKVKLERVHLETGKLKDALDQLQQYGLKYMLDGKTVSLRYAAPALRPAPVQQVIDTRSGIITDAETGEPVIGATVRVKDGDAGTSTDEKGEFSIRAKADATLIISFIGYITKEVALKNQPAIINISLAPDQRRLKQVVVTALGIKRDEKALGYAVQKVSGEEVQRVKGVDIATSLTGKVAGLLIQNSTEFFEAPTISLRGGTPLLVINGVPYGNMTLRDISPDDIESMDVLKGSTAAALYGQRGGDGVLIITTKKSGRKGVTVSINSNTMFNAGFLTLPEVQHNYSAGLGGTYSATDYIWGDRLDIGRTAVQWDPVSKSLKEMPLTSRGKDNFKNFLEPSFITNNNISVTQTGENGSFRVSLTDIYNKGQYPNAKGNMINFSMGGEIKVGSRFNLEATVGYNKRKSPQIWGSGYGNQGYIYNLLMWTGPEYDVTQFRDYWVTPGIQQNWMYKTWYDNPYLIAYEKLNAIDQNTYNASLSAGYTLFSGARLQFRSGMDYYGNEDTKRNPININSTRGGYESKGLYMLSQLTGFSINNDLLFTINKKAGNLGIDGLAGGTIYYFRNNVLTGKTRGGLSIPGLYSLASSVERPDVIAGQSAKQVNSLFGKLTLSWKSAFFVDVTGRNDWSSTLPKASRSYFYPSVGASTVLSELFKMPKWMDFWKVRGSWALSKGDLGIYATNRTYATALGVWEGLNTGSYPTNIFDGSINPKTARTWEVGTMAYFLKNRLQADITYYNKYSYNQQTNAEISSASGFTTTLVNTNESYVRRGVEITIGGTPIANSVLRWDAMFNWSASHEYYKTLDKDYSSDNLWTKVGERRDAYVTEPWEKDPQGNVVHQDNGLPLMSKYPARIGYMDPSWIWGFTNSFAYRNFIFSFSFDGRVGGLMYEYMNNKMWDTGAHPESDNQYRYDEVVNHKITYIGNGVKVLSGEMKQDKYGRIIEDTRVFAKNDIPVSYEAYSREFADGTPGGALDPTFLKLREVSLQYNLPVNVFRKIGASAASVALTGQNVLIWRKQFKYADPDKGKDDLNSPSNRYVGMNIKLTF